One segment of Primulina tabacum isolate GXHZ01 chromosome 6, ASM2559414v2, whole genome shotgun sequence DNA contains the following:
- the LOC142549667 gene encoding BTB/POZ and TAZ domain-containing protein 4-like — protein sequence MGPGNEESPSNLEKTMLPVPPPLPVNLSSRFYQRRFSTSGSNNRGHCCSSHSINDSMDRLLDEAYRADVSILTDDGGVIYAHASILGNASPVFRSMLKQQKGRTRGKRLLSISIRGVRPEAARIFIRFLYSSCYEEEEMKEFAMPLLVLSHAYVVPQFKQVCESWLEQRLLSIENAMDIFQLSLLCDAPRLILICHRFVLNNFKSVSATEGWNAMKESHPVLEKEILTSVIDEDSRQKEWARKANDRKIYEQLYDAMEALVHICRDGCRTIGPFNKNLRDDCEPCKYMACKGLESLVRHFAGCKMRGSGGCVHCKRMWQILELHSRLCADSDDCGVPLCRSFRQRRRKQNKKEDMRWRILVKKIVRSKSISGAPFFLLEST from the exons ATGGGACCTGGAAATGAGGAATCTCCGTCCAATTTGGAGAAAACGATGTTGCCTGTTCCGCCTCCGTTGCCTGTTAATTTGAGTTCGAGGTTTTATCAGAGGCGCTTCTCCACATCAGGATCAAATAATAGAGGACATTGTTGTTCATCTCATTCGATCAACGATTCAATGGATCGTCTCCTTGACGAAGCTTACCGAGCAGATGTTTCGATTTTAACAGATGATGGTGGCGTCATCTATGCACACGCAAGTATTCTT GGTAATGCTTCTCCGGTCTTCAGAAGCATGTTAAAGCAACAGAAAGGCCGAACAAGAGGCAAACGCCTACTATCAATATCGATCCGAGGAGTTCGACCCGAGGCAGCTCGAATTTTCATTCGATTCCTATATTCTTCCTG CTAcgaagaagaagaaatgaagGAATTCGCAATGCCCTTGCTGGTTTTATCCCACGCATACGTGGTTCCTCAGTTTAAGCAAGTGTGCGAATCTTGGCTAGAGCAAAGATTATTATCCATCGAAAATGCAATGGATATCTTCCAGCTTTCGTTACTTTGCGACGCCCCTCGCCTCATCTTAATCTGCCATCGTTtcgttttgaacaatttcaaatcCGTTTCGGCTACCGAAGGGTGGAATGCCATGAAAGAGAGCCATCCTGTACTGGAGAAGGAAATACTCACCTCTGTCATTGACGAGGACTCT AGGCAAAAGGAGTGGGCGAGGAAGGCGAATGACAGGAAAATTTACGAGCAACTATACGACGCAATGGAGGCTTTGGTTCACATATGTAGAGATGGTTGTCGGACAATCGGTCCATTCAACAAAAACTTAAGAGACGATTGCGAGCCTTGTAAATACATGGCTTGTAAAGGGTTGGAATCGCTCGTTCGCCACTTTGCTGGATGTAAAATGAGAGGTTCCGGTGGATGCGTCCATTGCAAGAGAATGTGGCAAATCTTGGAACTGCATTCTAGGCTTTGTGCTGATTCGGATGATTGCGGAGTTCCCTTGTGCAG GAGCTTTAGGCAGAGGAGAAGGAAGCAGAACAAGAAAGAGGACATGAGATGGAGAATTTTGGTGAAAAAGATAGTGAGATCCAAGAGTATAAGTGGAGCTCCATTCTTTTTGTTGGAATCAACATAG
- the LOC142549668 gene encoding glucan endo-1,3-beta-glucosidase 1-like yields MNMVWLISLFFLNFYLTATSQESVEFLALHDPTTQNLEVPSANGIPMAVQMDNMYLKNVSKSILLAESWVRANVLAYYPAINVSAIVIGDTILCDKDQEDKLIFVLPSIKNIHYSLTRWDLQNEIKVSASFSSSCLDSNFEKYRVDLAQDYIKPLLELLQEIGSPYAVNPPPHLVDLSDETLNLLKSHSKSIQSLGVLHFKNTQIILSSPRKERPFTRKLAFVDVYSMMVPFPPKPAPISPLRSPLPPLVGTFSPPPNSLPFGPSQPPLANPTPHPYLPRLAPMANPTSPPFWSTHLPPCNPSSSVGAPVAGVHHGLWCVAKPNVPAGTLQDALDYACGEGGADCEAIKPQGACFFPGTLVAHASYAFNSYWQKTKRHGGTCSFGGTAMLINTDPSYGHCRFVHT; encoded by the exons ATGAATATGGTTTGGTTGATTTCTCTGTTCTTCCTCAACTTTTATCTAACCG CAACTAGTCAAGAATCAGTGGAGTTCTTGGCTCTCCACGATCCAACTACACAAAATCTTGAAGTTCCATCTGCAAATGGGATTCCCATGGCTGTTCAAATGGATAATATGTATCTCAAGAATGTGTCAAAAAGTATTTTATTGGCCGAATCTTGGGTGAGGGCTAATGTTCTTGCTTATTACCCAGCCATTAATGTGAGCGCTATTGTAATTGGTGACACCATTTTATGCGACAAAGATCAAGAAGACAAGTTGATTTTTGTTTTACCATCAATCAAGAACATTCACTATTCACTCACTAGGTGGGACTTGCAAAATGAGATTAAGGTGTCTGCTTCTTTCTCATCCAGTTGTTTGGACTCAAACTTTGAAAAATACAGAGTTGATTTGGCCCAAGATTACATCAAACCTCTACTTGAACTCTTGCAAGAAATAGGTTCACCTTATGCTGTGAATCCCCCTCCACATTTGGTTGATTTGTCAGATGAAACCCTGAATTTACTAAAATCCCACTCGAAATCCATTCAAAGTCTAGGGGTTCTTCACTTCAAGAACACTCAAATAATTCTCAGTAGCCCAAGAAAAGAGAGACCATTCACCAGAAAGCTAGCATTCGTGGATGTATACAGCATGATGGTTCCATTTCCACCGAAGCCTGCTCCTATATCCCCTTTAAGAAGTCCTCTTCCTCCATTAGTTGGAACATTTTCACCTCCACCAAATTCTCTTCCATTTGGTCCTTCACAGCCTCCACTAGCTAACCCAACACCCCATCCGTATTTACCCCGTTTGGCACCAATGGCTAACCCAACTAGCCCTCCATTTTGGTCAACCCATTTGCCTCCATGCAACCCATCTAGTTCTGTGGGTGCACCAGTGGCAGGGGTTCATCATGGACTGTGGTGCGTGGCAAAGCCCAATGTGCCAGCTGGCACGCTGCAAGATGCCCTAGACTATGCCTGTGGGGAAGGTGGTGCTGATTGTGAAGCCATTAAGCCACAGGGGGCTTGCTTTTTCCCTGGTACTCTTGTGGCTCATGCTTCTTATGCTTTCAATAGTTATTGGCAGAAGACTAAGAGGCATGGTGGCACTTGTAGCTTTGGAGGCACCGCTATGCTCATTAATACTGATCCCA GTTATGGTCACTGCAGATTCGTTCATACTTAG
- the LOC142548259 gene encoding uncharacterized protein LOC142548259 isoform X1, producing the protein MDPKHSGDMFKHLEKQNELLMDAYRSMSHELHRLQVEEEMLMRKYYEYMAAQGLIEKENDNANVTSNKKTGQGQGVIDNGTNEE; encoded by the exons ATGGATCCTAAGCACTCGGGAGATATGTTCAA ACACTTGGAGAAGCAGAATGAGCTTCTAATGGACGCATACAGGTCCATGTCCCATGAGTTGCACAGGCTCCAG GTCGAGGAAGAAATGCTCATGCGCAAGTATTACGAGTACATGGCTGCTCAAGGGTTAATTGAGAAG GAGAACGATAATGCTAATGTAACAAGCAACAAAAAGACTGGTCAGGGTCAGGGAGTAATTGATAATGGGACCAATGAAGAATAG
- the LOC142548259 gene encoding uncharacterized protein LOC142548259 isoform X2, which yields MDPKHSGDMFKHLEKQNELLMDAYRSMSHELHRLQVEEEMLMRKYYEYMAAQGLIEKNDNANVTSNKKTGQGQGVIDNGTNEE from the exons ATGGATCCTAAGCACTCGGGAGATATGTTCAA ACACTTGGAGAAGCAGAATGAGCTTCTAATGGACGCATACAGGTCCATGTCCCATGAGTTGCACAGGCTCCAG GTCGAGGAAGAAATGCTCATGCGCAAGTATTACGAGTACATGGCTGCTCAAGGGTTAATTGAGAAG AACGATAATGCTAATGTAACAAGCAACAAAAAGACTGGTCAGGGTCAGGGAGTAATTGATAATGGGACCAATGAAGAATAG
- the LOC142549669 gene encoding phototropic-responsive NPH3 family protein NPY4-like, with protein sequence MKFMKLGSKHDQFKTDGDNVRYVATELATDLVISVGDTKFYLHKFPLLSKSSRLQRLVYGRSGEYDDEIDIHDIPGGAGAFEICAKFCYGMIVTLNAYNVVAARCAAEYLEMYETIEKGNITYKIDVFLTSTIFRSWKDSIIVLQTVKSFLPWSEELKIISHCLDAIAVKASIDPSKVDWSYTYNRKKKLSENGNDAQWNGVKKQPTVPKDWWVEDLCELQIDLYKRVIITIKANGTFTADIIGESLKSYALRRLPCLSQGTTQGGDLEKYNYLIETIISLLPAEKSCVPCSFLLKLLEASIILECGETVRRELMERIGQKLDEATVGDILWQSATGETTLYSIDLVHEMVEQFVMQEHSAQNHSIEDHKFREMCVGFTSDASKIKVAKLVDGYLAEAAKDSSLPLSKFIELAEMVSSFQRSSHDGIYRAIDMYLKERSGLTKSEKKRICSLMDCSKLSANARAHAVQNERLPLRVVMQVLFFEQAKASGSGGGSARALLPGTSYGSSSSTTTNTSDDWDGNQTSEELKTLKGRLESLSLKSKGDDGETDAKANVEKVADKKAKKIFSRLWSNKDRKGENSSSDTSESLGSTSVEETTSAFSIMKMQSS encoded by the exons ATGAAGTTTATGAAGCTTGGATCCAAGCATGACCAGTTTAAGACTGATGGAGATAATGTCAG ATATGTAGCGACAGAGTTGGCAACTGACCTGGTCATCAGTGTCGGGGATACTAAATTCTATCTACACAAG TTTCCCCTTCTCTCGAAAAGTTCACGCCTTCAGAGGCTCGTTTATGGTAGAAGTGGTGAATATGACGATGAAATTGACATCCATGATATTCCTGGTGGAGCTGGTGCATTTGAAATCTGTGCAAAGTTCTGTTATGGCATGATAGTGACGCTCAATGCGTATAATGTGGTCGCAGCACGATGTGCTGCTGAGTATCTTGAAATGTATGAAACCATCGAGAAAGGAAATATCACTTACAAGATCGACGTGTTTCTTACTTCTACCATTTTCCGTAGCTGGAAAGACTCGATAATTGTGCTTCAGACGGTCAAATCTTTTCTTCCTTGGTCCGAGGAACTGAAGATCATCAGCCACTGCTTAGATGCTATTGCAGTCAAAGCTTCTATCGACCCTTCAAAAGTCGACTGGTCGTACACCTATAACCGTAAAAAGAAATTATCTGAGAATGGAAATGACGCACAGTGGAATGGTGTGAAAAAACAACCAACAGTTCCGAAAGATTGGTGGGTAGAAGACCTCTGCGAACTTCAAATTGATTTGTATAAGCGAGTTATAATTACAATAAAAGCAAACGGAACATTTACTGCAGACATTATTGGAGAATCATTGAAATCATATGCTTTAAGAAGACTTCCATGTCTTAGCCAAGGCACCACACAAGGAGGTGATCTCGAAAAGTACAACTACTTGATTGAAACCATTATATCGTTGCTACCTGCGGAAAAAAGTTGTGTCCCTTGTAGCTTTTTGCTCAAGTTATTAGAAGCTTCTATTATCTTGGAATGCGGAGAGACGGTAAGAAGGGAGCTCATGGAAAGAATTGGACAGAAACTCGATGAGGCAACCGTTGGTGATATTCTGTGGCAATCTGCAACTGGTGAAACAACGTTGTACAGCATAGATTTAGTACACGAGATGGTTGAACAGTTTGTGATGCAAGAACATAGTGCGCAGAATCACTCAATCGAAGATCATAAATTCCGGGAGATGTGTGTAGGATTTACTTCGGATGCTTCCAAGATTAAGGTGGCCAAGTTGGTTGATGGATACCTGGCTGAAGCTGCGAAAGATTCGTCTTTACCTCTATCCAAATTCATCGAGCTAGCAGAAATGGTGTCTAGCTTTCAAAGATCATCCCATGATGGCATATATCGTGCTATTGACATGTACCTCAAG GAACGCTCGGGATTGACCAAGAGCGAAAAAAAGAGAATTTGCTCCTTGATGGATTGCAGCAAGCTATCAGCCAATGCCCGTGCTCATGCCGTGCAAAACGAGAGGCTACCTTTACGAGTTGTCATGCAGGTACTTTTCTTTGAACAAGCCAAGGCATCTGGCTCTGGTGGTGGCTCTGCTAGAGCTTTACTCCCTGGTACTTCATATGGCAGCTCAAGCTCCACAACAACCAACACCTCCGACGACTGGGATGGCAACCAGACATCTGAGGAGCTGAAGACCTTAAAAGGTCGGCTCGAATCTTTGAGCTTAAAAAGCAAGGGAGATGATGGTGAAACTGATGCCAAAGCAAATGTAGAAAAAGTAGCTGATAAAAAAGCGAAAAAGATTTTCTCGAGACTCTGGTCGAACAAAGATAGAAAAGGCGAAAACAGCAGCTCGGATACATCTGAGAGCCTCGGTTCTACCAGTGTCGAAGAAACAACATCCGCCTTTTCAATAATGAAGATGCAATCCTCTTGA
- the LOC142549670 gene encoding putative N-acetyltransferase HLS1, translating into MVDDGGMAAVVVREYDAKKDCSAVEEVENRCEVGPSGKLSLFTDLLGDPICRVRHSPAYLMLVAEVAVLGGGGEDKGRREIVGMIRGCIKPVTCGKKLPRSGNYCPTKPNQPHPVYTKLAYILGLRVSPSRRRMGIGLKLVRELERWFGENGAEYSYMATENDNEASVKLFTEKCGYSRFRTPSILVQPVFAHRVKISKRVVVIRLGPVDAEAVYRRRFSTTEFFPRDIDSVLKNKLSLGTFLAVPRGSYSAESWPGAAEFLDSPPESWAVLSVWNCKDVFRLEVRGASRVRRALAKTTRVVDQALPWLSLPSVPEVFRPFGFHFLYGLGGEGPYAVKLIRALCRLAHNVAKEHDCGVVATEVASRDPLRFGIPHWKILSCPEDLWCIKRLGEEYSDGATGDWTKSSPGPSIFVDPREF; encoded by the exons ATGGTTGATGACGGTGGCATGGCGGCGGTGGTGGTGAGAGAATATGACGCGAAGAAAGACTGTAGTGCAGTGGAGGAAGTGGAGAATAGGTGTGAGGTCGGGCCCAGTGGGAAGCTTTCCCTATTCACCGACCTCTTGGGAGACCCCATTTGCCGGGTCCGCCACTCTCCCGCCTACCTCATGCTG GTGGCGGAGGTGGCGGTGTTGGGCGGTGGGGGAGAGGATAAGGGGAGGAGAGAAATAGTGGGGATGATCAGGGGTTGCATCAAACCCGTTACTTGCGGGAAGAAGCTCCCCAGAAGCGGCAATTACTGCCCCACAAAACCGAATCAACCCCACCCTGTGTACACTAAACTTGCCTATATTTTAGGCCTCCGTGTCTCCCCCTCTCGTCG GAGAATGGGAATTGGGTTGAAGCTAGTGCGGGAATTGGAGCGATGGTTTGGAGAAAATGGCGCTGAATATTCATACATGGCTACTGAAAATGATAACGAAGCATCTGTCAAGCTCTTCACTGAAAAATGTGGCTACTCAAGATTCCGTACCCCTTCCATTCTAGTCCAGCCCGTGTTCGCCCACCGGGTCAAGATCAGCAAGAGGGTTGTGGTCATCAGGCTCGGCCCCGTCGACGCGGAGGCCGTCTACCGCCGGAGGTTCTCCACCACCGAGTTTTTCCCACGGGACATCGACTCTGTCTTGAAAAATAAACTCAGCTTAGGAACGTTCCTGGCCGTGCCGAGAGGGTCGTACTCCGCCGAGTCATGGCCGGGGGCCGCCGAGTTTCTGGATAGTCCGCCGGAGTCGTGGGCGGTTCTCAGCGTGTGGAACTGTAAAGACGTGTTCCGGCTCGAGGTCCGCGGCGCGTCGCGAGTGAGAAGAGCGTTGGCTAAGACTACTCGTGTGGTGGACCAGGCTTTGCCCTGGTTGAGTTTGCCGTCGGTGCCTGAAGTTTTTAGGCCTTTTGGGTTTCATTTTCTGTATGGGCTTGGAGGTGAAGGCCCATACGCTGTTAAACTTATAAGAGCTTTATGTAGGCTGGCCCACAATGTTGCAAAGGAACATGACTGTGGAGTTGTGGCCACGGAGGTGGCTAGCCGGGATCCGCTCAGATTCGGGATCCCACATTGGAAAATTCTATCGTGCCCGGAGGACTTGTGGTGCATCAAACGGTTAGGGGAAGAATACAGCGACGGAGCCACAGGTGACTGGACCAAGTCATCTCCTGGTCCGTCCATTTTCGTCGACCCTAGAGAGTTTTAG